Below is a genomic region from Medicago truncatula cultivar Jemalong A17 chromosome 3, MtrunA17r5.0-ANR, whole genome shotgun sequence.
gtCGACAAATATCGACGTACAAATCAAATCTTTAAAATCCATCATATTCATGTCATAAGTGATTGTCTATCTTAAAATCTACCTAATAATAGtccaataatatattaaattaatatttgtaaTGTATTGAATCTTCTTgtactaaaaagaaaaaaatagagagagaaaacataacATAGGTTAACAGAAATAATGAAGAAATCATCGGGAGGCGCGGCAGAGAAGAAACGCGTCCGACGCTCCTCCGCACCAGATCCCTCCACCGACGTTCCTCCTAGGGTTTCTCTCTctccttctttctctctctagggtttccaattcttttcCAATTCCCAATTTTCCATCACCAATTTCTACACCCAATGTATTTTCTTCTCAAATTCTTAGATcgaaatttcaatttcatttttttgttgcatttttagCGTGTTTTTATTTCAGTATTTTGCTTATTGGAGCTTTGATGCAACAAAATTATAAGCATGTTTTGCATTAATCATGataaaaaaagcaattttttgTGTGATAATCTTGTTTTGAGCTTGTTTTTACACACCCTTTTGCAATTCTAGATTGGGTTTTCgataaagattatttttttaagctgCTTTTTAAATTGGGTAACTTGaaattgtattatattataatcCTAATTAACATGGCATTTGATCTgttatgtttgtgtttgtgtgtttttagatgtaaaattgtaaattatttaggatttattaaaatttatgattttcttaaacCTTTACATTCCCATTGCACATGATCattttgtgggttgattcaattttatttgaCATGCAAAAGTTGTTTGTGTTATATTGTGACtgtgttgttatgatgtttttGGTTTTCAGAAACAAGCTGTGAAGAAGGATGTGTATCAGGTGTTTGCTGAGAAAGTGAGAGACCATAAGGAGTTGGTTTCGAGATGGGCTGTTTTACAGGAGACACGTGTCGAGTATTTTAGAGGGAAGGATTTTGTGAGCTTCTTGAAAAATCATCCGGAGGTTAAAGACATTCTGGAATCAGACAGGAGTTTAGAAACAGAGGACATTGCTAACATTTTACTTGAGAAAAATCTTTTAGTTCGCTGTGATCGTGTGGTAAAAACTCTTCGTCCTGGGAAGAAAAAGCTGTCTACTTGGCCTGCTCATTTAGAAATTTTCCCTGTAAGTAATTTTTCTTGCTGCAATCGTTGTGTTGCAAAGTAATGAGTGTGTTAGAAGTTTAACATATATGTGTTTGCATGTGGATCTGTCAATGTTTCAGTATATTTCTTGCGTTTTGTAGTTATTCCTCTGTTCAAAGGTTAAGcaaattaaaatggaaaattttCCATGTTCGAAATTTATGGTCACTACCATTGGTCTTTGCAGTTATTCCTCTGCCTGACATGGGTCCATGTGCCATGGTGAGAAAAAATGACCTGTTGATCCAATGAACAACATTATTGGCCACTTTTTTGTGTGTGGCCGTCTTATTCTTTTGGTTTTATCTTGTGTAGGTATGTTTGCATCAATGAGTGTCTGTTTCTTGAATTCAAATTGATAATTCGTTTTCCTACTTTTGTGATATCTGTGCACTCTGCACCATATTGTATATGAGAAGATTGTATTTCTGCactatgaaaattgtttttgcacTCAATGATAGTTTTACTCTTGAATAAGAATAAGGAAAACATCTGTATAGTTTGCTCTATGATAATATCAGCACACTCTTTTTTTGACGCTGCGGTAGTTTAAATGATTAGTTTCGTCTTTTTGTTTGAATCTAACACAATCTGATTATCTTTGTTAGGAACAAGCATTTTCCGAAAATGATGCTTTTTTTGCATGGACATTTGTAAAACGACATCCACTTTGGCAGACACTCCTATCTTTTTTCTGGCCTGTGTTAACATTGGCTATTTGCTTATTTCCCGTGTACCCTCATAGCTGCAAGCTCTTAATACTTTACTCGTGCGCTGGGATCCTTTTTCTCATCCTCTCTCTTCTGTTGAgtaagtttttcttttctatattgTTTGATTGGTCATGTCTAGTTTCTTCACTtctgtatataaatatatatcctTATGGGCTGTTACAAATGTTCATGTCTCTAGCCAATTTTGTTATATGTTGTGGTACTATACCATGTATACAATTACAACAGTTATTCATTTTCTGATGAATATATGTAATTATGAATGGAGGAGAAAAAAGCCTGTACATCAGGAGATTTTGAGGCCAATCTACCATGAATATTATTATCCATATCCGTTATAATAAATGGGTCTTTCGTTTACACTGTTATTTTTAATAGGACCAAAACTGTCTATTGGTTTACTTAAACCACACCTGTATTCTAAACCCCTATTAAACAGCATTGAATTGAACCACCATTTTTCCATAGATTTTGAAGTCAATTTACCATGAcaataattttagaaattttgcACTTAGTGGGAGAGTATACTCATAAAAGACTCCTGTCTTCATGATTCCCCTGGATTATTCTGATTTGTGTCAGACCTTCCAATAACTGGAGATGGTTATGCTGGTGTTTCTGGTAGTTTTCTAGGGGTTTGCAAGGTTTTGAAAATGCAAGGTTATTTGgagttttcatcctaaatatttatatttgtgaTGCAAGAGGGAAGTAAATCTgctgtttttgaataataaactGATTAAAGATGATTTTTCTCGATAATAATGGAGATaaatatgacaaaaaaatatgtcTGCTGCagtgatatttttattattgaacaACTCACACCTTTTACTGAAAAATGCATGCCTTCTTGAATTATTTGGATTGCAGACTAGTCTTGAAACCTATAAAATACACACTATCCATAACATGTGTCTTTATTTTGCGTGCTTTTGGGTTTATCCATGCTTGATGGTATATCATGTGTGCAATCTAATCTTGACCAATTAGATATTTATTGAAGATAATGACTGTTGAGAACTTTTATAGTTCAATATGTGTGTGAAAAGGCTCTTTCAATTTCGTTCGTGCATATACCCTGTAGTATGTATTTTCATTATTTCCATATCTATTGGTAGGTTAGCATTAGCTCGTATATGATACTTTTGGACTCCTTTACCTTGTTCTGTAATTTTAACTTGTATTCCTTCTAGAATGTTAATTTCATAACATTTCCCCTAAAAGGCTCAAggaataaaatgtttttttaacttCATGTGCACCTAGCTACCTAGTACTTAAATATTAGTTGTTAATTGTGTTAAAATCTTCTTGATAAATGCACCCTTTTCTTGGGCctcatgaataattttttaacattgtaGTAAGAGGTACAATATTTGGCGTTCTATATATTCTTGTTGGAAAGCGGATCTGGTTTTTCCCTAACATCCTTGCGGAGGAAGCAACACTGCGAGAGTTGTTCAGATTTTGGCCAAAGAAAGATGAAGAGGAAAGGCCGAAATGGACAACAAGGATTTTCTATGCTGTGGTGGCTGTACTGTTCATATTACTTCTGAGGCATCATGCACCTGATGAAGCTGCAAGAGCAAGGTAATTCCTAAACTTTATGAATGAATTTATAGCCCTCCAACTTTTTTTGAACAGAATAATCTTGGTTGCCTTCAGAGCTTAAATTCTTATTTGGTGTTGGGTCTACGACACCCCATGAAGGGAAAACAATTTGCAGTTTTTCTTTCTCGCCGTTATAACTTGTTGCTTTTGTCTTTGTGCAGGTATCAGAAGAGAGTATCTAACATCATTGATGATGTTCTTGAATGGTCTCCTAGTTTAGCCTTGTCTGGGATGATGGACAAACAGAATGTGACTAATGCCACAGGGTCCACTGATGCTGCCTCACAAGGCAGCACAACAGGACCGGAGCATGAAGCTCCAACTGACAGTAATGATGAAAAATCTTTCTCGGAACAATATAATACTGAAGAAGTCATTGAAAACATAGAGGATGTAGGTGAAGATGATAAACAGTATGATTAATGGGTAATCATATACCTAAAATACATCTAGTGACTAGATcacaattttcctttttatgtgAGTGTAAAAGTACAATGTGTGAAATAATAACAGTAAAAGTGGTTCGCTTTCAAATAGATCCTTATTAAGGATAATGTTTTCCTTCCTTGGCGTGCTCATCGTTTCGGCTTTCAGGCTGATCTCTCACATCATCATgctttataatataaaatataaaatgatctTTGCCGATGTACACGACGAGTGTCTCTTGATAAACAGGTCAAAATTGACAAAAGAAATGTCTCTACTTGAGTTACACTTTGCATTCAGACTTCGTTTGGACGTTAAGAATAAAATCGGAGGAGGGTAAGGGATGAGGAGGAAAGAATAATGTTTCTCATTGTCTGGGAGAGtttttggagagaaaaaaaaaacatgtaactcttgatatattttttaaattttatgagtatttataaaaaaaaaaaaaaggattttaaGAGAGCGAATGGATTTGGAGGGAAATGGAAGAGGAATGAGAATAAAAAAGGGATAGTCCCCCACTTTGTTTAAGTTTATTTAGAGGGAAGGGTTTTTGAGAGGTTCTAAAAACTCTTCAAActagaaatcaaataaaaaagacatGTCTTTCTCTCACATTCAAAAGCTCTCCCAAACCCATCTAAACCTTATATAATTTTTGCTAAAATCTTGAGTGGTTGAGGCAAAATACCGTATATTTGATTAACTTTCTTTTATAGAAATGatggaaaaatattattttttgttttggagggAGGAAAGGGCCACATTCCCTCACACTTAGTACTAGATTTTGACTCTTCTCCAATATTGATGGGTAGCCAAAACTAGCCACATGCATAGCTTCACCCTGCACTTGATAGTATTGGCTGAATGATCTTTATTTTATATGGCATCTCAATGTATTGAGAGGGTAAACGACTTGGATTAACAaccttgtttttgttttatacccAACTCTTcatatataggtatagatatcTATTGAGGGGGTAAAAAAGATAACGGTCTATGCCTATATTGAAGGGAATACTAAgtttagtgtaattttttctttcaaattatatgttatttaaacacttttatttataaatttattctcttctttttttattataaattgttGCAAGCGGTTCAAATGACTTGTCTGTGGGCTATTTGAAAAGTTCAAAATGCAAAtatctttcaacaaaaatattttaaaatctaatAAATTGTTATCATGGTGGTGActgaaaataaatgagaaagGATTTAAGGTTGAATTTTATCAATATCTTTGGGGTCCTTAGCTATTTCGCTTTATTCTTTTTGATAGTATGTTATGAGTTGGTTTGGTTTTAGCTTGTTTTTGACATGACCTTGGTCTTGATTTTTTTGCATTGCTTCTTGTAATTGTATTTTGTACCATTGTTGCATTTTGTGTTATGGGTAGTGCTCATTAATATATCTTTTtggtttattaaataaaaaatcaattttgatttcaaaatatACCGATAAAAATGAAGATGACAGAGTTAAATGGATGGTATAATTTCGTCAACAAATGTGttatttagacaaaaaaaaatcaagaatgtATAAAGTACACTTAATATTAGTGTGTGCGCAACCCAATGCGAGAGAAAAAACAATTGACTACAAATGTGTTAAATGGATGATATAATTTCGTCATCAGACGTGTTAATCAAAAACAAGTGATTGTATAAATTACACTCGGGATGAGTATGTGTATGTGCAAGCAACTCGATATGAGAGAAAAAACAATCcaacataagagaaactattataaaaatgagaatCATCTTTGCATGCGATGTGTCTGTGTTGACTTAACAtttattttccataaaaaaacttaaaataaacatagcttttgtcatatgataaaaatagattataatttttattagagaaaaaaCGATATATGAGCACACCAAATTTAGATAATTTTGGAATACGGTGATGAATGTTTTTGCATCACTCTAATAAGGATAGAAAACCTAAGGATGAAAACATACCATACGTTTTTAAGGTACTATTCTATTATGATAAGAGATCAttggaaggaaaaaagaaaaaaaaaaccaagaacaaAAGCAAGTATTCAGTGGATTAAAGAAATGTTGTTAATATTTTCTCATCCAGGAACAAATTTAACTAAACTCAAATAAAGTGAAGTATTGATTTTTGACAATCTCTCAACCCCTAAGCGCTTATGCCAGAATGTAAATGATTTTTCTACACCCAAAGACGaagaaatattataagaagCCACGTATAAAAACCATCAATCACCGATGCATAATGAACAATTTGGGATTATTTTCTTTGAAAGTAAAATGGAAACCAAGATTATCCAAAATAGAAACAGAAATATGCTATTAAATGAAGAACATTTTCTTGATAATCACCATGCTCAAGTCAGCAAGAAAGTAGACACAACACTATTGAAACTGTGGTGGACATGAAACCccattaaaaatttaagattaatagggctttacccctgtaatatagattatttttggttttgtcccctgtaaaaaaaaaaagttttggatTCCATCAATGCCACATcagagattctgctgagtcataGGGCTCAGGGGACAATCttaaagaatatttattttacgAGGACGGAATccaaaacttttattttacGGGGGCGAAATCAAAAATGTcatatattacaaggggtaAACCCTTATTAatccaaaatttaaaatgcagGAGAAAGCATATGCAGGTCCAGTTTTTGGTGTCTTGCAACACAAAAATGGCACGtattactttaaatttattattaagttGTGTTAAACTTTGTTAGCTTATTGAGAGAAGTGAATGAATGTCTCCTCCTCAATTGAATATATGGACTTCTCCTCCTCAATTAGAAAACGGACTGgctagtttgtttttttttgtcctttaatTTCCTCTtcatcagaaaaaaaaaaactttgttagCTTATTTGTTCCTGAACCGTTTCATCATCATTCTTAACCTGACAATCCAAGTATTGGACTTCTCTCGTCATCAATCGCCACCTCCATCCTCAACCAACAAGGCACCAAGCACCAAGCCACCACTCCCTAAGAAAGACTTCTCTCGTCATCAATCGCCACCTCCATCCTCAACCAACAAGGCACCAAGCACCAAGCCACCACTCCCTAAGAAAGACTTCTCTCGTCATCAATCGCCACCTCCATCCTCAACCAACAAGGCACCAAGCCACCACTCCCTAAGAAATGACGGTGGCGGTACTACGCCGTATTATGGATCTATAACATGTAACTCAAATATTCCCAGCACACAATGCAACACAAATAAAGGGAATCTCACCAACACACAATGCAACATAGATAAAGGTAATTCCACCAACACAAGGAAAGAAACCCCACCAAAGGGTTTTGCAGATGATGGCGGGATAGGAAGAGAATGATAATGTCCTTAATATGTTGCAATCACTGAAAATCAATGTTTTTTGTGGGATTGTAGGCCACACTTTCTCGATAATAGAAAGATGATGATCGTGATGGGATTTTCTGGGCTATGTTTCTTGCAAGTTTAGTTAGataattgttttattgttttccTAACAGTGGTTtagaattaaaattaataaagcaGGTGTCATACTACGTTTTGGACATGACATTTTTATTCATCCTGTATAGCTATTCCCTATTCGTATTGTAATACAAGAATAATGAGCTTCAAGTGACCACTTTCacatggaaaaataaataaatcaaaagctggtgcatatttattttgtttatgccAGGAATACGAtgaaaatgtaatttatttagtttttctaTAAATTGAAATCATAGGCagcaaataaatagaaaatgcGACCAGAACTAGATGCATGTTTGATTCTATTATAATGATGTCTCATGTTAACATTAACAACCAACCAGGTAAGTTTACAGAACAAACCCATGAAACAAGAGAGTTTTGGTACTACATAAAAGAGTTTGTTTTCTTCAGTCTTCTGACCTGACCATCCATATCAGCTGAAGTTGACTACCACTAAAACTCTGTAcaaaatgcaaaaatgagataagATTGAAGGATTGATTGATTGCTTGAGACTTCAACAGAAATCATATACCCCAATCACCATTCTTCTCCCCCCCATATTATATCATTCACACCATAAACACAAGAACAAAAGCCAAGAATGATTTGCCGGCATATATATTGCCAAGAAGATAACCAAGGTAAGGTACTCATTCACCAAATATATCACTAGGATATACAAAACCAACCTCAGCATCTATCCCTCCCATGCAGGAAGGGGGGTCTACTGAATAGCAAGACGCCTCTGCGATGCCTCGTTCGAGGAGATGCTTACACGTAGCTGCCCTGAACAGTCCCCTTCTTCCACTCTTTCACCCTGATACCTTGAAGATTGCATACCATTGTTGTTATTATGGTAGGAGCTACCACCATTTTCATTTGATCCTCTTGCATCTTGTCGCATGTTGGGAGAATTCCAGGTTTCCGCAGAGTCTGAAGGCAAAAGTTCTGAACCAGATGAACTAATTGATTGCGACGACAAGACTGGACCAGAGCCATTATCCTTTCCCGAGGCCTCACCATCAGTTTTCTTTGCAAATCGTCCTCCGGTGCCTCTTGCCCTTCTCAAAGCATGCTGATGTCTAGATTCATGAAGATATGGCTGAAAATAATAGATGTTAGTATAACCATGGCTACTAGTACAACCAAGTTCTGTCTCACTTGAAACATATTCTGGACTCATGCAAgtaaaaaatggtgaaaatcaGCAACTTAGCTCTATTTGCTTTTCTCATTTTACATGAATGTGGCTACATACACTGGCAAAATTGGAGTGGAACCCACAAATAGTTTATGTAGTAAAATCATTTTAGAAAACTAATTTCAAATACCATTTTTCTTGACATCTGTGCCATAATATATAATTACCACCACTACCTGCATCTGAGAGCTTATTTTTTTACAGCCTAATTCTTGCAGACAAGGATACAATCCTAACTTCCTTGAGCCTCCAACATCAGATCCATCTAAACATTAAATTAGATGTTGTTGCTTGTTTGAAAAGTGGGTGATTGTTGTTCACAAATGTTTTTACATAATTCTAATGAAGTAAACAAGAACTGGCTTTTGCCGCCGTCAATACAGCACAATAATGGATACAACAAAactgcttaaaaaaaaaaaatcaaaggctCTATGGTTGAGTCCTATATATTAGAAGCATTTATAGTTTCTCCTTATAGATAACAACGTATATAACATACACAAAGACTTGCTACTACATGCACactgatatatatttttaaaaatattccaGATAAAGACTAAGCAACTGTCGTATGAAATTGTGTAAAAGGTAGACAGAAGCCTTTCTCCatataaaaaagacaaatatcCCAAAGGAAAGGAAAATATCATACAGAAGCATTAGCTCTTACGAATTCATACCTTTCTAGATTTTATGAGCTTCCTTTCAAGCTCTGCTTTAGCACGAGCTTGTCTTCGCCTCAGAATTCCTTGGTATTGTTTGGCATTCACATAAACAGGTTCTTGAGCCATCTCAAGGGGCAAAGGCATTCTGGCATGAGGCACTCCTATAAAAGGAGGATATCCCTAATTGTAAAAACAGAACATATGGTTAAATATCACAATGCTATCCAAATATTACcattaatcaagaaaatagaACAAAATGGCAATAACCTTTAAGCAGGTAAGGTAACAGATTAATGTCACATACCAACGGCTGGTGAGGATAAGCTGCCATCATGCCACCATAATATGGATCCTGATAAGGATTTGTAGCACATGCCTGCATCAAAAGAATTGGAAGAATACTAGGAGTCCCATCCAGTCCAAATGCATGCAACTACAAGCTCTATAATAACATATTTTCCATTGAAATTATATGCACGAATCAGCAAAGATTTGTGTTCCAGAATAAAATTACTGATTTGATGTTTGCAAAAAAATGTTTATCTTAACAACTTGAAAGCAATTGggggaaaaaaaaacaataaagctTAGGCAAAGACTTACAATTGAATGACCAACAAGTTCCAGCTGAGGAGTCTGTGTGAGGCATTCTTCGCGAATAACTGCAGATGATGCAGTATTCTGCATTCCTTGTTCTTGTCCGTAATTTCCTatcaagaaggaaaaaaatacacTGTATTTTAGTGCCTCTAAATCAATAGTATTTGGTAGAATGGAAAATT
It encodes:
- the LOC11443180 gene encoding uncharacterized protein is translated as MKKSSGGAAEKKRVRRSSAPDPSTDVPPRKQAVKKDVYQVFAEKVRDHKELVSRWAVLQETRVEYFRGKDFVSFLKNHPEVKDILESDRSLETEDIANILLEKNLLVRCDRVVKTLRPGKKKLSTWPAHLEIFPEQAFSENDAFFAWTFVKRHPLWQTLLSFFWPVLTLAICLFPVYPHSCKLLILYSCAGILFLILSLLLIRGTIFGVLYILVGKRIWFFPNILAEEATLRELFRFWPKKDEEERPKWTTRIFYAVVAVLFILLLRHHAPDEAARARYQKRVSNIIDDVLEWSPSLALSGMMDKQNVTNATGSTDAASQGSTTGPEHEAPTDSNDEKSFSEQYNTEEVIENIEDVGEDDKQYD
- the LOC11443562 gene encoding nuclear transcription factor Y subunit A-1, which gives rise to MQPKSETANQPRSGPHSFQPGGVYSEPWWRGVGYNPVAQTMSGANSSSLDCPNGDSESNEEGQSLSNSERNEEDDDAAKDSQPAAPNQSGNYGQEQGMQNTASSAVIREECLTQTPQLELVGHSIACATNPYQDPYYGGMMAAYPHQPLGYPPFIGVPHARMPLPLEMAQEPVYVNAKQYQGILRRRQARAKAELERKLIKSRKPYLHESRHQHALRRARGTGGRFAKKTDGEASGKDNGSGPVLSSQSISSSGSELLPSDSAETWNSPNMRQDARGSNENGGSSYHNNNNGMQSSRYQGERVEEGDCSGQLRVSISSNEASQRRLAIQ